A segment of the Luteolibacter rhizosphaerae genome:
GACGACTCGGACTGATCCGCCCAGAGGAACGTGGCGGTTTCGTGACAAACCCGTCACAAAGAGCCGTTGGACCTTTGTGACGATGCTGGCATCCATGCCGTCGAGCGTCGCCTGCGGCGCGGAAATCCATCATCACACCAATGCGCAATACCATTCGATTCGCCGCCGCCAGCCTCTTCGCGGGAGCCATGCTCGCCGCCACCGCCGGTGCGCAGACCATCAGCATCAAGGGTTCCGACACCCTGGGCGCCAAGCTCGTCCCCCAGCTTGCCGAGAGCTTCCAATCGAAGAACGGCGGCGTGAAGTTCGAGATTGCCGCCGAAGGTTCCTCGACCGCTTTCCCGGCCCTTGCCAACGGCACCGCCCACATCGGCATGTCTTCCCGCAAGGCCAAGCCGGAAGAAATCACCGCTGCCCGCGCAAAGGGCGTCAAACTGAATGAAGTGGAAGCCTGCCACGACATGCTCGTGGTGATCGTCAACAAGAGCAGCAAGGTGAAGAGCCTGACCAAGGACCAAGTGCAAAAGATCTTCACCGGCGCGGTAAAGGATTGGAGCGAAGTCGGCGGTGCCCCGGGTGCCATCTCCGTTTATACCCGCAACACGGCTTCCGGCACCTACAAGGACTGGCAGACCCTCGCCATGGGCGGAAAGAACTACCCCGGTAGCTCCCAGAAACTGGCGGGTAATGAGCAGATCGCCGAGGAAGTGGCCAAGAACAAGAACGGTATCGGCTATGTCGGCCTCGCCTACGCCAAGAAGAGCGGCATTCAGTCGGTCGTGATCGACAACGTCGCTCCGGAAGCTTCCAACGCGAAGAAGTATGTCTACAGCCGCGCCTGCTACTACTACATCCCGGAGAATGCCGATGCCACCGCCAAAGCATTTGTGGAGTTCGCCACCGGCCCGGAAGGCCAGAAAATCGCCAAGGGTCTCGGTTTCGTGCCGAACTAAGGTTCACGGCTGACGATTTCGACACGCAATCCCGGCGAGGGGAAGCCCCGCCGGGATTGCCATTTTCACGACAGGCCTTCACGTTTGCCCCCGCACGTCGCGCATGCCGGAATCCCCAAGCTCCAACACAGTTCCCGCTGGTCATCCCTTCCGCCGGAAGGGCAGGGGAACGGACGGCTTTTTCAAAGCCTTCTTCGCCGGTAATGCCGGCCTGACCATTGTCATTCTCATCCTGATCATCGTCTTCCTCATCCGCGAGGGGGCGGGCTTCTTCCCGAAGTATCGGGAGGAGCTCGAGATCTACCGCAGGGCGGGTCTCGAGTTCGTAGACATCCCGCGCCATGACCTGAAGGCGCACGAGCAGATGACATCCCTGCTCAACCGCGCCTATTACGCGCAGGTGAATGCGGCCTGCCGCACCGAGTTCCTCCGTTCCTCGGAAGCCACCGCGGTGGTGAGCTACATCAACGAAGCCGTCACCCCGGCCCAGAGCGCGCTCCTGCGCGTGCAGGAGAATGCCGGCGAAACCGGCATTCCGAAGGAACTTCAGGACACGCTCTCGGCCAAATACAAGGAGCTGCTCGCCGAGGTGCTGGCCGGCAAGCGCGGCGACGGGATCCCGCCCACACCGCACCTGACGAAGGAGGAGCGCGAAGGCCTGCTGGCCGCGCTCGCAGCCCGCGATCCCATGTCCACGGACGATCCGCCGCAGATCGCGGCGATCGATGAACAACTTTCGCTCAAACAAGCCGCCGCGGGCGAGCCGCTGGTCGAGCTGCGCGCGACCATCGATGCCTTCTCCGAGTCCTCCGGAGCCCTCGACACGCTCGTGTCCGAGACGGGGGATGTGGTGAAAGCCTCCAAGGAGGGGGCTACCCTCCACGAGATTGAAATCACCCGTCGCAACACGCTTCTCGAAGCGGCGAAGACCGCCAAGACCGCGGAGGCGAAAGCCGCCTTGAAGGCGGACGCCCTAGCCTCGGTGACCACGGAACCGGTTGATTTCAAGGTCGCCATGGAGCCGGTGCTCGCGCGCCTGCAGGAATTCCGCGATGCGAATGCCGCCATGACCAGGGCGGCGGAGGAGGTTCTGCCGAAGCTGCCCGCCAAGCTGGAGGACGAGAAGGCGGATCGCTACTTGTCCACCTTCCGCAAGGCCAGCGACGAGTATAAGAGAGAGCTCTCCGACACGACCGCAAAGATGGAGGCATGGAAGCTCGATGCGCCGGTGGGCCTCGGCTCGACCATCATGGGCTTCATCACCGGCAAGGACTGGATCACCGGTGGCGAATGGCAGGATTTCTACGGCATCGTGCCCTTATTCGCGGGGTCCCTGTTGATCGCTCTCATCGCCCTGTCGCTTGCGATTCCGCTCGGTGTCGGTGCAGCGATCTACACCAACCAGTTGGCCGGCCGGCGCGAGCAGAATTTCATCAAGCCGACGATCGAGTTCCTCCAAGCGATTCCCTCCGTAGTGCTCGGCTTCCTGGGCATCGCGGTGCTGGGCACAATCCTGCAGGAAACCTCGATGAAGGACTCCTTCTCCTGGGTGCCGGGCTTCCCGATCCAGCAGCGCCTGAACATGTTCACCGCCGGCTGCCTGCTCGGCCTGATGGCGATTCCAACGATCTTCAGCCTTTCGGAAGACGCGCTGAACAACGTGCCCTCGGCCTTCGCGGAAGCTTCCGATGCGCTCGGTGCCTCGAAGCTCCAGACCATTTTCCGAGTGGTTCTCCCGGCCGCGGTCTCGGGCATCCTCGCGGCGGTGCTGCTAGGCCTCGGCCGTGTGATCGGCGAGACGATGGTGGTTCTGCTGGTGGCGGGTAACCGGATCGAAATTCCCGATTTTACCGAAGGCCTCGGGGTCTTCTTCCAGCCGGCGCACACCCTGACCGGGATCATCGCGCAGGAGCTGGGTGAGGTGCCCTTCGGCAGCGTTCACTACCGTGCGCTTTTCGTCGTCGGCATGGTCCTCTTCGCGATCGTGTTGGGCATCAACTGGACCGCCCAACGCATCCTCCACAAATTCCGCACCGCCCACGACTGATGGATAATCCGGAACAACTTATCCGCAAGGGTGTCCACCACGGAGCACTCAAACAGGGTGCCGTGAAGAGCCTGCTCGGCGGGCTGACCTGGGGCATCGTCCTGATCGCGCTGCTGATCTTCGGCCGCATTTGCTGGGACGGCGCCCCGGCGCTCATGAAGCCGGAGTTTCCCTACATCGATGTCAGTTTCCTCACCGAGCGGACACAGACCTTGCACGTCTTCGATGATGCGGCGGGCACCCGCCACAGCATTCCCTCGACCGAGTATCACGCCTGGGTGGAGAAGAACGGCGCGGAATCGATCTTCAACGAGCAGACCTACTCCTACTCCGGAGGCGGGATCATCGGTCCCATCGTCGGCACGGCCCTGCTCACCCTGTTGAGCGTGGTCCTGGCGCTGTTCTTCGGGGTGGCGGCTGCGATTTATCTCAGCGAGTACGCGAAGCAGGGGAAGTTCATCAATCTCGTCCGGCTTGCCATCCTCAACCTGGCCGGGGTGCCGTCGATCGTATTCGGCCTTTTCGGTTTCGCGGTCTTCGTGCTGGCCGCGCCGGTCTTCACGGACAATCCGATCGACCGCAGCTTGTTCACGGTTCCGCTGGGCTTCACCTACCTCAGCTTCCAGGGTTGGAATTCCTCGCTGATCGCGGGTGCCGCCACCTTGGCCTGTATGATCCTGCCGGTCATCATCACGGCCTCCGAGGAGTCCTTGAAGGCGGTGCCCCAAGGTTTCCGCGAGGCATCCCTAGCGCTGGGTGCGACCCGCTGGCACACCATCCGCAAGTGTGTCCTGCCCTTCGCCACGCCGGGCATCCTCACCTCCTCGGTGCTCTCGCTCGCGCGAGCCGCCGGGGAAACCGCGCCGATCATGTTCACCGCCGCGGTGGCCGCAAAGGACAGCCTGCCGTGGGAAGGGGTCTCGAATCCCCTGGCCGTGCTCCAGAGCCAGGTCCAGGCATTGCCGTATCACATCTACACGCTTTCGAAGATCCCTACCTCCGAATACACCCAGCGGGCCCAGTATGGTTCGGTGTTCGTGTTCCTGATGATGATCTTCCTCTTCTCGACGGTTTCCATCGTCCTGCGTCACCGCGTCCGCTCGAAGCTCAAATGGTAAACGGCTCCTCCACCAACGGAACCCCGGCGATCGCCGTGGACAATCTCCGCTTCAACTACGGTGCGAAGCAGGTGATCCATGACGTGAACCTGGAGATCGCCTCGCGCGAGATCACCGCTTTTATCGGCCCCTCCGGCTGCGGGA
Coding sequences within it:
- a CDS encoding phosphate ABC transporter substrate-binding protein — translated: MRNTIRFAAASLFAGAMLAATAGAQTISIKGSDTLGAKLVPQLAESFQSKNGGVKFEIAAEGSSTAFPALANGTAHIGMSSRKAKPEEITAARAKGVKLNEVEACHDMLVVIVNKSSKVKSLTKDQVQKIFTGAVKDWSEVGGAPGAISVYTRNTASGTYKDWQTLAMGGKNYPGSSQKLAGNEQIAEEVAKNKNGIGYVGLAYAKKSGIQSVVIDNVAPEASNAKKYVYSRACYYYIPENADATAKAFVEFATGPEGQKIAKGLGFVPN
- the pstC gene encoding phosphate ABC transporter permease subunit PstC, with product MPESPSSNTVPAGHPFRRKGRGTDGFFKAFFAGNAGLTIVILILIIVFLIREGAGFFPKYREELEIYRRAGLEFVDIPRHDLKAHEQMTSLLNRAYYAQVNAACRTEFLRSSEATAVVSYINEAVTPAQSALLRVQENAGETGIPKELQDTLSAKYKELLAEVLAGKRGDGIPPTPHLTKEEREGLLAALAARDPMSTDDPPQIAAIDEQLSLKQAAAGEPLVELRATIDAFSESSGALDTLVSETGDVVKASKEGATLHEIEITRRNTLLEAAKTAKTAEAKAALKADALASVTTEPVDFKVAMEPVLARLQEFRDANAAMTRAAEEVLPKLPAKLEDEKADRYLSTFRKASDEYKRELSDTTAKMEAWKLDAPVGLGSTIMGFITGKDWITGGEWQDFYGIVPLFAGSLLIALIALSLAIPLGVGAAIYTNQLAGRREQNFIKPTIEFLQAIPSVVLGFLGIAVLGTILQETSMKDSFSWVPGFPIQQRLNMFTAGCLLGLMAIPTIFSLSEDALNNVPSAFAEASDALGASKLQTIFRVVLPAAVSGILAAVLLGLGRVIGETMVVLLVAGNRIEIPDFTEGLGVFFQPAHTLTGIIAQELGEVPFGSVHYRALFVVGMVLFAIVLGINWTAQRILHKFRTAHD
- the pstA gene encoding phosphate ABC transporter permease PstA, whose product is MDNPEQLIRKGVHHGALKQGAVKSLLGGLTWGIVLIALLIFGRICWDGAPALMKPEFPYIDVSFLTERTQTLHVFDDAAGTRHSIPSTEYHAWVEKNGAESIFNEQTYSYSGGGIIGPIVGTALLTLLSVVLALFFGVAAAIYLSEYAKQGKFINLVRLAILNLAGVPSIVFGLFGFAVFVLAAPVFTDNPIDRSLFTVPLGFTYLSFQGWNSSLIAGAATLACMILPVIITASEESLKAVPQGFREASLALGATRWHTIRKCVLPFATPGILTSSVLSLARAAGETAPIMFTAAVAAKDSLPWEGVSNPLAVLQSQVQALPYHIYTLSKIPTSEYTQRAQYGSVFVFLMMIFLFSTVSIVLRHRVRSKLKW